A genomic region of Arvicola amphibius chromosome X, mArvAmp1.2, whole genome shotgun sequence contains the following coding sequences:
- the LOC119804567 gene encoding 60S ribosomal protein L23a-like codes for MAPIAKKQAPAPPKAEAKAKALKAKKAVLKGVHSHKKKKICTSPTFQRPKTLRLRRQPKYPRKKAPRRDKLDHCAIIKFPLTTESAMKKIEDNNTLVFIVDVKANKHQIKQAVKKLHDIDVAKVNTLIRPDGEKKAYVWLAPDYDALDVANKIGTI; via the coding sequence ATGGCGCCGATAGCGAAGAAGcaagctcctgcccctcccaaagcgGAAGCTAAAGCaaaggccttgaaagccaagaaggcagtgctgaaaggcgtccacagccacaaaaagaagaagatttGCACATCGCCCACCTTTCAGAGGCCCAAGACCCTGCGGCTACgaaggcagcctaaatacccccGGAAGAAAGCGCCCAGGAGGGACAAGCTTGACCACTGtgccatcatcaaattccccctgaccaccgagtcagccatgaagaagatagaagacaacaacacacttgtgttcattgtggacgtcaaggccaacaagcaccagatcaaacaggctgtgaaaAAACTCCACGAcatcgatgtggccaaagtcaacaccctcataaggCCGGACGGAGAGAAGAAGGCGTATGTCTggttggctcctgattatgatgctctggatgttgccaacaaaattggaacCATCTAA